The [Clostridium] scindens ATCC 35704 nucleotide sequence ATCCCCGAGCCTAATTCCAGATTTCTAACTTTTACTGTATTCATAGAGTCTCTCCTTTTCGTTGCTGAATCTATTGCTTGTGCTGCTGTTATTGTAATATCAATAGGAAGGGAAAGTCAAATTACAGTTATTCAGAGAAATGATAGCCTGCGCCTATAAAAAACTTAGTCTAAAACCAGAAATTGCAGCATACATTGTTATCAGCATAACAAGGGGGTATTAGAATGAATACGTTTCAGTTGTACAAAGATATACAAGCCAGAACAAATGGAGAGATATACATAGGAGTGGTGGGACCGGTAAGGACAGGGAAGTCCACATTTATCAAACGTTTCATGGATATGCTGGTACTCCCTCATATGGAGGATGAGAACGGCAAGGCGCGGACCAAGGATGAATTGCCACAGTCTGCCTCCGGGCGTACGATCATGACCACAGAGCCCAAATTCGTGCCAAAAGAAGCGGCGCAGATCAAGCTTTCTGATGATGTGACAGTCAATGTACGTCTGATCGACTGTGTCGGCTATATGGTAGACGGCGCTTCCGGACACGTGGAAGGCAATGAAGAACGCATGGTGAAGACGCCCTGGTTCGACTATGAGATCCCATTTACAAAAGCGGCAACCATCGGAACCCGCAAGGTCATCCACGACCATGCGACCATAGGCATCGTGGTGACCACGGACGGCAGCATTACCGATATCCCGCGGGAGGGATATAAGGAGGCGGAAGAAAAGACCATCCGGGAACTGCAGAACATCGGAAAGCCTTTCGTGGTACTGGTAAATTCAAAGAAGCCTTTTAATGACGAGGCAAGGCAGGCGGCAGAGGAACTGGAAGCAAACTTTGGCGTAAAAGCCATGCCGGTAAACTGCGAACAGTTAAAAGAAGAGGATATCTATCAGATCATGGAAGCGGTGCTGTATGAATTTCCGGTATCGGAAGTGCAGTTCTTTATTCCCAAGTGGGTGGAGATGCTTCCAAGGGATCATAAAATTAAGCAGGATATGCTGGTACATATTAAAGAAGTTATGGATCGGTTCAGCGAGATCAAGGACGCGGCCGCGGGAATCCAGACGCCGGAGAGTCCTTATATTGACGAGATGAAGGTAGACCAGATCGAAATGGATACCGGATGCGTGAAGGTCCGGATCAGCGTGGCAGACCGGTTCTACTACGAGATGCTCAGCGAACTGACGGGTACCCATATTGCGGGCCAGTATGAGTTGATTGCGGCCATGCGGGATCTGTCCCGGTTAAAGGAAGAGTATGAAGGCGTGCGGGATGCATTTACAGCGGTACGCATGAAGGGCTACGGCGTAGTCAGCCCCAAGAAGGAAGAGATCGTGCTGGAAGAGCCTGCCATCATCAAGCAGGGCAACAAGTTCGGCGTAAAGATCCATTCCGAAGCTCCGTCCATCCATCTGATCCGCGCCAACATCGAGACGGAGATAGCGCCTATCGTAGGAAGCGAGCAGCAGGCAGAAGACCTGATCCGCTATATCAAGGATGCCAAGGAGAGCGAAGGCGGCATCTGGAGTACGAATATTTTCGGCAAATCCATCGAAGAACTGGTGATGGACGGCATGCAGAATAAGATGGCAATGATCAATGACGAGAGCCAGGAAAAACTGCAGGATACTATGCAGAAGATCGTCAATGACAGCAACGGCGGGCTGGTATGCATCATCATCTAGGCCCGGATGCAGGTTCATTTGACTCTGGACGTCAAGCTGTATATAGTATACTTATACAGGAGTGTCCGGGAAGTAAAGGTAAAAATGGCGTCAGGGGTAGAACCTGACGCTTTTTTTTGCTATAATAACCGGGATAGTCTTTACACAAATGAGAGAAGGAAAAGTTATGAGTGCAAAAATATTAAAGCAGCTGGGGATCATCCTAGCAATCTGCCTTGCGGCGGAATTCATCGTGTCGCTGCTGCCAATCGCATTTCCAAGCAGCGTCATGGCAATCCTGGTTCTGGCGCTTCTGCTGTTTACGAAGATACTGAAAGAAGAGCATATCCGGGAGACCGGGGACTTCCTGCTGTCGAATATGGCGCTGGTGTTCGTGCCGATTTCGATCGGCATGGTGGAAGATGTAGGGTTGCTGAAAGGCCAGCTGGCGGGATTCTTGATCGTGGTGTGCATCTCGCTGGTGATGACATTTCTGGGAACTTACGCCAGCGTGCGTATCGTGCAGATATGCATGAAGAGGCTGGCGGGAAAGGGAGGACAGGCAGATGAGTAATCTATGGTCCAATCCCTTGTTCGGCATTCTGCTGTCGGTGATGGCATTCTATATCGGAGGCGTGGCTGCTAGGAAGGCCAGGACGCCGATCGCCAACCCGCTGCTGATCGCCATGGTGATCTGCGTGCTGGTGCTCAAGATCCTGCATATATCCTATGATGACTACATGGAAGGCGCCCAGTTTGTCTCCATGTTCCTGGTGCCCGTGACAGCCATGCTGGGACTGTCCATCTACCGCCAGAGAAAAGTGCTCAAAGAGCAGTTTTTTCCCATCGTGATCGGCTGCCTGATGGGAAGCCTCCTATCTATGGGAAGCACGGTGGCATTATGCAGGCTGCTGGCCCTGCACGCAGATATAATGCATTCCCTGCTTCCAAAGTCGGTGACCACGGCGATCGCGCTGGATGTGTCATCCCAGCTTGGAGGGATAGAGTCCATTACCATGATGGCGGTCATTATCTGCGGGACCGGAGGCGCCATCCTCCATCCATTTATCATCAAGATGCTGAAGTTAAAGGATCCGGTAGCCATCGGCGTGGCATTTGGAACGGCCAGCCATGCGATCGGGACGTCCAAGGCGCTTGAGATGGGGGAAGTAGAAGGGGCCGTAAGCGGAGTGGCAATGGGAGTTGCAGGAATCTGCACCGTAATCATTGCATTATTATTGTAAAAGGGTTAATATTCTAATAGAAAACAACAGAGAAAAGTATGGAGGTACAGTATGAGGGTCGCAATTATTACAGCAAACACAGACATATACAGAGACAGGGAAGAAAATGAAAGTGGAGAAGTAATTAAGAAGATTGTAGAGGAGGCAGGACTTGAGATCGTATTCATGAGGGCATTGCCTACAGACCGGAAGGTACTGTCAACAGTGATGCAGAGGATGGCCGACAATCATCTGACAGACTTGATCCTGACCACGGGGGGCGCAGGATGCGGTCCTATGGACTGCACGCCGGAGGCAACCATGGACGTTGTTGAAAGACCTCTTTTAGGAATACCGGAGGCAATGCGGGCGCACACCATGAAACTGACCAAGCGTTCCATGCTCAACCGGGCCGTAGCGGGAATCCGCCAGGATGTGCTGATCGTGAATCTCCCGGGCAAGGCCGGGGCGGTAAAGGAAAGCCTCAGATATCTGCTTCCCGAACTGGTACATGCTGTGAACGTGATCAAGGGAGAGGCATAAGAAATGAAAATTACGTATCTGGAACACAGTGGTTTTACAATCGAGCATGAAGACGTGGTCATGATATTTGATTACTATAAGGGACGGCTTCCAGATATGCCTACAGAGAAAAAAGTGTATGTATTCGCAAGCCATGGGCATTATGATCATTTTAAGAGAAAGATATTCCAGTGGTCGGATGCATATGAGAATATCAAATATATTCTGTCCAGTGATATTACGGACCGGGGGCCGAAAGGCAGAACGATTTATCTGGAGCCCCGTAAGGAGATACAACTGGATGGGATGAAGATCCGGACTCTTCGCTCTACGGATGAGGGCGTGGCGTTTTTTGTGCGCCTGAAGGAGATGACCATATTTCACGCGGGGGATCTGAACTGGTGGCACTGGGAAGATGAAAGCGAGACCTACAATGAGATGATGCGCCGCAATTACCAGTATGAGATAGGCAAGATCGAGGGTGAAAAGATTGACGTGGCGTTCCTTCCTCTGGATCTGCGCCAGGAGGAGCAATTCTTTTGGGGGATGGATTATTTCATGCGCCATACGGATACAAGGCATGTATTCCCGATGCATATGTGGGGGAGATACGAGGCTTATGAGCGCCTGATGGAACGGCCGGAATCAGAAGGATACCGGCAGAAGGTCATGCATATCACCAGGACGCAGCAGGTGTTTGAACTGGAAGAGAGGAAGGAGTAGGAAGATGCAGGTAAAGATATATACGGACGGGGCGGCGAGGGGCAACCCGGATGGGCCTG carries:
- a CDS encoding CidA/LrgA family protein, yielding MSAKILKQLGIILAICLAAEFIVSLLPIAFPSSVMAILVLALLLFTKILKEEHIRETGDFLLSNMALVFVPISIGMVEDVGLLKGQLAGFLIVVCISLVMTFLGTYASVRIVQICMKRLAGKGGQADE
- a CDS encoding LrgB family protein; translation: MSNLWSNPLFGILLSVMAFYIGGVAARKARTPIANPLLIAMVICVLVLKILHISYDDYMEGAQFVSMFLVPVTAMLGLSIYRQRKVLKEQFFPIVIGCLMGSLLSMGSTVALCRLLALHADIMHSLLPKSVTTAIALDVSSQLGGIESITMMAVIICGTGGAILHPFIIKMLKLKDPVAIGVAFGTASHAIGTSKALEMGEVEGAVSGVAMGVAGICTVIIALLL
- a CDS encoding MBL fold metallo-hydrolase is translated as MKITYLEHSGFTIEHEDVVMIFDYYKGRLPDMPTEKKVYVFASHGHYDHFKRKIFQWSDAYENIKYILSSDITDRGPKGRTIYLEPRKEIQLDGMKIRTLRSTDEGVAFFVRLKEMTIFHAGDLNWWHWEDESETYNEMMRRNYQYEIGKIEGEKIDVAFLPLDLRQEEQFFWGMDYFMRHTDTRHVFPMHMWGRYEAYERLMERPESEGYRQKVMHITRTQQVFELEERKE
- a CDS encoding MogA/MoaB family molybdenum cofactor biosynthesis protein; amino-acid sequence: MRVAIITANTDIYRDREENESGEVIKKIVEEAGLEIVFMRALPTDRKVLSTVMQRMADNHLTDLILTTGGAGCGPMDCTPEATMDVVERPLLGIPEAMRAHTMKLTKRSMLNRAVAGIRQDVLIVNLPGKAGAVKESLRYLLPELVHAVNVIKGEA
- the spoIVA gene encoding stage IV sporulation protein A, whose protein sequence is MNTFQLYKDIQARTNGEIYIGVVGPVRTGKSTFIKRFMDMLVLPHMEDENGKARTKDELPQSASGRTIMTTEPKFVPKEAAQIKLSDDVTVNVRLIDCVGYMVDGASGHVEGNEERMVKTPWFDYEIPFTKAATIGTRKVIHDHATIGIVVTTDGSITDIPREGYKEAEEKTIRELQNIGKPFVVLVNSKKPFNDEARQAAEELEANFGVKAMPVNCEQLKEEDIYQIMEAVLYEFPVSEVQFFIPKWVEMLPRDHKIKQDMLVHIKEVMDRFSEIKDAAAGIQTPESPYIDEMKVDQIEMDTGCVKVRISVADRFYYEMLSELTGTHIAGQYELIAAMRDLSRLKEEYEGVRDAFTAVRMKGYGVVSPKKEEIVLEEPAIIKQGNKFGVKIHSEAPSIHLIRANIETEIAPIVGSEQQAEDLIRYIKDAKESEGGIWSTNIFGKSIEELVMDGMQNKMAMINDESQEKLQDTMQKIVNDSNGGLVCIII